From Arcticibacter tournemirensis, one genomic window encodes:
- a CDS encoding rod shape-determining protein → MGLFNWFTQEIAIDLGTANTLIIHNDKVVVDEPSIVAFDRTTNKIIAIGRQAMQMEGKTHENIRTVRPLKDGVIADFNAAEHMIRGMIKMINNGKGWFFPSLRMVICIPSGITEVEKRAVRDSAEIAGAKEVYLIHEPMAAAVGIGIDVEEPMGNMIIDIGGGTTEIAVIALSGIVCDQSIRVAGDNFDSDIVQYIRRQHNIMIGERTAEKIKIEVGAALPELTDPPADFAVQGRDLMTGVPKQITVSYTEIAHCLDKSISKIEEAILKALEITPPELSADIYQTGIYLTGGGALLRGLDKRVAAKTKLPVHVAEDPLRAVVRGTGIALKNIGGFKFLMQ, encoded by the coding sequence ATGGGTTTATTTAATTGGTTTACACAAGAGATTGCTATTGACCTGGGTACAGCAAATACCCTCATCATACATAACGATAAAGTGGTGGTTGACGAACCGTCGATTGTTGCCTTCGACCGCACAACAAATAAAATCATCGCCATTGGCCGCCAGGCAATGCAGATGGAAGGTAAGACGCACGAAAATATCCGTACTGTCCGGCCTCTTAAAGATGGTGTTATTGCCGATTTTAACGCGGCAGAGCACATGATCAGGGGAATGATCAAAATGATCAACAACGGAAAAGGATGGTTTTTCCCTTCTTTAAGGATGGTAATTTGTATCCCCTCCGGCATTACAGAGGTTGAAAAGCGAGCGGTAAGAGATTCAGCCGAAATAGCGGGAGCAAAGGAAGTTTACCTGATCCATGAGCCAATGGCTGCTGCTGTCGGTATCGGAATAGATGTGGAAGAGCCGATGGGAAATATGATTATCGACATCGGTGGCGGAACTACCGAAATCGCGGTAATTGCACTTTCAGGTATTGTATGCGACCAGTCAATCCGCGTTGCGGGCGACAATTTCGACAGCGATATCGTGCAATATATTCGTCGCCAGCATAATATCATGATTGGAGAACGTACCGCCGAAAAAATAAAGATTGAAGTCGGCGCTGCACTTCCCGAATTAACCGATCCTCCTGCTGACTTTGCTGTACAGGGACGTGATCTGATGACCGGTGTGCCGAAACAAATTACCGTTTCTTATACCGAAATAGCCCATTGTCTTGATAAGTCTATATCCAAGATCGAAGAGGCTATTCTGAAAGCGCTTGAAATAACGCCTCCTGAGCTGTCAGCTGATATTTACCAGACAGGTATTTATCTTACCGGCGGTGGCGCCCTGTTACGCGGACTGGATAAAAGGGTAGCAGCGAAAACAAAATTACCAGTTCACGTGGCCGAAGATCCTTTGAGAGCAGTAGTTCGCGGAACAGGTATAGCCCTTAAGAATATCGGAGGCTTTAAATTTTTAATGCAATAA
- the mreC gene encoding rod shape-determining protein MreC has protein sequence MRNLWLLISKYNAFFLFIIFFIVSVALIIRNNSFQRAGVLNSSNQIIGQAYERMNQFQAYLRLAKVNDSLAAENARLRGLLKNAFFDDSVQQKTVKDTVARQQYTFIVARVINNSVHQKDNYLTINRGMRHGINRGMGVISSSGIVGIVKDVSSNFATITSLLNSDTKISASIAENQAFGSLVWGEGNHNPQIALLQDIPNHIIVKRGQHVVTSGYSTLFPAGLPIGRVIGTKAKGGDSFPEIEVMLHTDFSTLQYVYVIRNVFAAEKENLETGSKQ, from the coding sequence ATGCGTAATCTCTGGCTTCTTATCAGTAAGTATAACGCATTTTTCCTTTTCATTATTTTTTTCATTGTCTCGGTTGCCCTTATCATACGAAATAACTCTTTTCAGAGAGCCGGGGTACTCAATTCATCAAACCAAATCATAGGTCAGGCGTATGAACGCATGAACCAGTTCCAGGCTTACCTGAGGCTTGCCAAGGTAAACGACAGTCTTGCTGCAGAAAATGCACGACTCAGGGGCCTGTTAAAAAATGCTTTTTTTGATGATAGTGTTCAGCAAAAAACAGTTAAGGATACTGTGGCCAGACAACAATATACCTTTATTGTTGCGCGCGTAATTAATAACTCTGTTCATCAAAAAGACAATTACCTTACTATTAACAGGGGGATGCGTCATGGAATTAACAGAGGGATGGGTGTTATCAGTTCTTCGGGTATCGTCGGAATTGTGAAAGACGTTTCGAGCAACTTCGCAACAATCACATCGCTTTTAAACAGTGACACGAAGATCAGCGCAAGTATCGCAGAGAATCAGGCATTCGGATCGCTCGTTTGGGGCGAAGGGAACCACAATCCTCAAATAGCCCTTTTGCAGGACATTCCGAATCATATCATAGTAAAAAGAGGGCAGCATGTAGTGACATCGGGATACTCTACTTTATTCCCCGCCGGACTCCCTATCGGAAGAGTCATCGGTACAAAAGCAAAAGGAGGGGATAGTTTTCCCGAAATAGAGGTAATGCTTCATACTGATTTTTCAACGTTACAATACGTGTATGTAATCAGAAACGTATTTGCTGCAGAAAAAGAAAACTTAGAAACCGGGAGTAAACAGTAA
- a CDS encoding rod shape-determining protein MreD has product MGRTIIKNIVRFAVLIFIQAFLLKNIGFYNLATPFLYILFILLLPFETPNWLLFPIAFLTGLTVDAFYDTAGINAAACTVLALVRTIFINITVQRQGFENEPEPKLGIMGFRWFFFYTVVLTLFHHLTLIFLEAFSFSDLKYILIRFLLCSLFTVFLILISEFIFFRKKER; this is encoded by the coding sequence ATGGGAAGGACTATTATTAAAAACATCGTCCGCTTCGCGGTACTAATATTTATCCAGGCATTCCTCCTGAAGAATATCGGTTTTTATAACCTGGCGACTCCATTTTTATATATCCTCTTTATTCTTCTGCTCCCTTTTGAAACACCTAACTGGCTTCTGTTTCCAATCGCGTTTCTTACAGGCTTAACCGTAGATGCGTTTTATGATACCGCCGGGATTAATGCAGCTGCTTGCACCGTACTGGCCCTCGTGCGCACTATTTTTATAAACATTACTGTTCAAAGACAGGGGTTTGAGAACGAACCTGAGCCAAAACTTGGGATCATGGGATTCCGCTGGTTCTTTTTCTATACGGTAGTTCTCACACTTTTCCATCATCTTACGCTGATCTTTCTGGAAGCATTTAGTTTTTCTGATTTGAAATACATACTAATTCGCTTCCTTTTATGTTCTCTTTTTACAGTATTTTTAATTTTAATATCAGAATTTATTTTCTTCCGTAAGAAAGAGCGCTAA